One genomic region from Amia ocellicauda isolate fAmiCal2 chromosome 4, fAmiCal2.hap1, whole genome shotgun sequence encodes:
- the cyc1 gene encoding cytochrome c1, heme protein, mitochondrial, protein MAALRVAVLSGAGRTLLNTPKTLHTPRASMSFASLSRGKRMALSTLGVLAAGGAGLALALHRSVKASELELHPPSYPWSHSGFLQSLDHASVRRGYQVYKQVCAACHSMEYLAFRNLVGVSHTEEEAKALAEETEVVDGPDENGEMFTRPGKLSDYFTKPYPNPEAARAANNGALPPDLSYIVNARHGGEDYVFSLLTGYCDPPAGVEVKEGVYYNPYFPGQMIGMAPPIYNEILEYDDGTPATMSQVAKDVCTFLRWAAEPEHDQRKRMGLKVLMGSVIFVPLIYYLKRHRWTVLKSRKIAYRPPKH, encoded by the exons ATGGCCGCCTTGCGAGTGGCAGTGTTGTCCGGTGCCGGGAGGACTCTCCTCAACACCCCGAAAACCCTGCACACTCCCCGG GCCAGTATGTCCTTTGCCAGCCTCTCTCGGGGGAAGAGGATGGCACTGTCCACCCTGGGTGTGCTGGCCGCGGGGGGTGCTGGCTTGGCGCTGGCTCTGCACCGCTCAGTCAAGGCTTCTGAGCTGGAGCTGCACCCCCCATCCTACCCCTGGAGCCACAGTGGCTTTCTGCAGTCACTGGACCATGCCAG TGTCCGTCGCGGCTATCAGGTGTACAAGCAGGTGTGTGCTGCCTGCCACAGCATGGAGTACCTGGCCTTCAGAAACCTGGTGGGCGTGTCACACACAGAGGAGGAGGCCAAAGCCCTGGCAGAAGag ACGGAGGTGGTGGATGGTCCCGATGAGAACGGGGAGATGTTCACTCGCCCGGGCAAGCTGTCGGACTACTTCACCAAGCCCTACCCCAACCCCGAGGCCGCCCGCGCAGCCAACAACGGAGCCCTGCCCCCTGACCTCAGCTACATCGTCAATGCCAG acacGGTGGGGAGGACTATGTGTTCTCGTTGCTGACAGGGTACTGTGATCCCCCCGCTGGCGTGGAAGTGAAGGAAGGGGTCTACTACAACCCCTACTTCCCCGGCCAGATGATCGGCATGGCCCCTCCCATCTACAACGAAATCCTGGAGTATGATGACG GCACTCCGGCCACCATGAGCCAAGTGGCGAAGGACGTGTGCACCTTCCTGCGCTGGGCAGCCGAGCCAGAACATGACCAGCGCAAACGCATGGGGCTGAAG GTCCTCATGGGTTCCGTCATCTTTGTGCCGCTGATCTACTACTTGAAGAGGCACCGCTGGACTGTACTGAAGAGTAGGAAGATCGCCTACAGGCCCCCCAAACATTAA